Proteins from a single region of Gaiellales bacterium:
- the otsB gene encoding trehalose-phosphatase has translation MDGSLARLVAPLRAQPRRGAVLCDIDGTLAPIVPVPEDARVLPEALAALELLASRYALVGCVTGRPAAEARTLIPVEAVAISGNHGLEVWRDGAVHLAPQAEKYLPAIHEALQVVRNDGLLPELGCHVEDKGITFTIHYRNSPRADHARRYLETQIVPKLERAGLAYNFGRMVLEVRPPVAVDKGAAVVRLKGRKRIDHLLFVGDDRSDLDAFREATIRIAVNSAEAPRQLIQAADAVVSGPREVIAMLTHLAEVG, from the coding sequence GTGGACGGCAGCCTCGCCCGCCTCGTGGCGCCGCTTCGTGCGCAGCCGCGGCGCGGGGCCGTGCTCTGTGACATCGACGGCACGCTCGCGCCGATCGTGCCCGTGCCCGAGGACGCGCGCGTGCTCCCGGAGGCGCTGGCCGCCCTCGAGCTCCTTGCGTCGCGCTACGCCCTCGTCGGCTGCGTGACCGGCCGCCCGGCCGCCGAGGCGCGCACGCTCATCCCGGTCGAGGCGGTCGCGATCTCGGGCAACCACGGCCTCGAGGTGTGGCGCGACGGTGCGGTGCATCTCGCCCCGCAGGCCGAGAAGTACCTGCCCGCGATCCACGAGGCGCTCCAGGTCGTCCGCAACGACGGCCTCCTGCCCGAGCTCGGCTGCCACGTCGAGGACAAGGGCATCACGTTCACGATCCACTACCGCAACTCGCCCCGCGCCGACCACGCCCGCCGCTACCTCGAGACGCAGATCGTGCCCAAGCTCGAGCGGGCCGGCCTGGCGTACAACTTCGGCCGCATGGTGCTCGAGGTGCGGCCGCCCGTCGCCGTGGACAAGGGGGCGGCGGTCGTGCGCCTGAAGGGCCGAAAGCGGATCGACCACCTGCTCTTCGTCGGTGACGACCGCAGCGACCTGGACGCGTTCCGCGAGGCCACGATCCGCATCGCCGTCAACTCGGCGGAGGCGCCGCGGCAGCTGATCCAGGCCGCCGACGCCGTCGTCTCGGGGCCGCGCGAAGTGATCGCGATGCTGACACACCTCGCAGAGGTGGGGTGA